A section of the Streptomyces sp. CG1 genome encodes:
- a CDS encoding aldehyde dehydrogenase family protein, with amino-acid sequence MADLCVAGEWRDPVAGGHREIRCPADGTLVATVSEATRPDTEAAIAAARRAFDDGPWPHTPERERGALLLRTADILERDAKEIARAESLDTGKRLVESEYDIADVVSCFRYYGGIAGTSAGRVIDTGRDDALSRVTYEPVGVCGLITPWNYPLLQASWKVAPALLAGNTVVLKPSELTPSTSILLMKALEEAGLPAGAANLVLGAGAEAGAPLSEDPAVDMVSFTGGLQTGQRIMATAAATVKKVALELGGKNPNVVFADADFETAVDFALTAVFLHSGQVCSAGARLIVEDALHDAFVDEVVRRARLIRLGGPFDAEAETGALISAQHREKVEAYVAAGLAEGAVLRCGGARPDDPALANGFYYPPTVLDECRQDMRVVHEESFGPVLTVERFHDEDDAVRIANDTEYGLAGAVWTQDAGKAQRVARRLRHGTVWINDYHPYVPQAEWGGFGRSGVGRELGPTGLDEYREPKHVWQNIQPRPQHWFRG; translated from the coding sequence ATGGCAGATCTGTGTGTGGCCGGAGAATGGCGTGATCCGGTGGCCGGAGGCCACCGGGAGATCCGCTGTCCGGCGGACGGCACACTCGTCGCGACGGTCTCGGAGGCGACCCGCCCCGACACCGAGGCGGCGATCGCCGCGGCCCGCCGCGCCTTCGACGACGGCCCCTGGCCGCACACCCCCGAGCGGGAGCGCGGCGCACTGCTGCTGCGCACCGCCGACATCCTCGAACGCGACGCCAAGGAAATCGCCCGCGCCGAGTCGCTCGACACCGGCAAACGGCTGGTCGAGAGCGAGTACGACATCGCCGACGTCGTCTCCTGCTTCCGCTACTACGGCGGTATCGCCGGCACCAGCGCGGGGCGGGTGATCGACACCGGCCGCGACGACGCCCTCAGCCGGGTCACGTACGAGCCCGTCGGCGTCTGCGGACTGATCACCCCCTGGAACTACCCGCTGCTCCAGGCCTCCTGGAAGGTCGCCCCGGCGCTGCTCGCGGGCAACACGGTCGTCCTCAAGCCCAGCGAACTCACGCCCTCCACCTCGATCCTGCTGATGAAGGCGCTCGAAGAGGCGGGCCTCCCGGCCGGGGCCGCCAACCTGGTCCTGGGCGCCGGGGCCGAGGCGGGCGCTCCACTGTCCGAGGATCCGGCCGTGGACATGGTGTCGTTCACCGGCGGCCTGCAGACCGGGCAGCGCATCATGGCCACCGCCGCGGCGACGGTGAAGAAGGTCGCGCTGGAACTCGGCGGCAAGAACCCGAACGTCGTCTTCGCCGACGCGGACTTCGAGACCGCCGTCGACTTCGCGCTCACCGCCGTCTTCCTGCACTCCGGGCAGGTCTGCTCGGCCGGCGCCCGGCTGATCGTCGAGGACGCGCTGCACGACGCCTTCGTGGACGAGGTCGTACGCCGTGCCCGGCTGATCCGCCTGGGCGGGCCCTTCGACGCCGAGGCCGAGACCGGCGCGCTGATCTCCGCGCAGCACCGGGAGAAGGTCGAGGCGTACGTCGCGGCGGGCCTCGCCGAGGGCGCCGTACTGCGCTGCGGCGGCGCACGCCCCGACGACCCCGCACTCGCGAACGGCTTCTACTACCCGCCCACCGTCCTCGACGAGTGCCGCCAGGACATGCGCGTGGTACACGAGGAGTCCTTCGGCCCCGTGCTCACCGTCGAGCGCTTCCACGACGAGGACGACGCCGTGCGGATCGCCAACGACACGGAGTATGGCCTCGCCGGGGCCGTGTGGACACAGGACGCGGGCAAGGCGCAGCGGGTCGCCCGCAGGCTGCGCCACGGCACCGTGTGGATCAACGACTACCACCCCTATGTGCCGCAGGCGGAGTGGGGTGGTTTCGGGCGATCCGGCGTGGGCCGTGAGCTGGGGCCGACGG